One segment of Candidatus Manganitrophus noduliformans DNA contains the following:
- a CDS encoding sensor domain-containing diguanylate cyclase, with the protein MRIVSLFILFLLSAGNARPSDLFFSPGRIVWLTLFVYLAASLAYRWTRAPARTAAMKWEGAALSLLSVNAVVQQTGGVHSYFLYLYPVVLLIASFQFSFFRSMILVSGIFFLEGVSLSAAPPADPLSQWMVFFPLALIVIPLTVKWGLRAFYREREMLMKKLKNKKMEAAVPLPDMKQRPELARLSKEEEKDEAQMLAKRMEAHLEHLLGLILASRMQAHRAVFLSYDREGELLWVRAARGRQSPLGIDLQRTIPLGEGILGWIAKERRAVAVADLPDQKEPLDYDDGSVVPHSLLAVPVLDQDLFEGLLCVDSLADHAFSIQDEEVLQGVAREIVTVLTYYREQQRMSQRTRVYSALLEISKSLGSRLDLDHRLEITADSAKEIIDYDRCFIFLVEPGERRLTVKAVKGYDPAVVDYNFALTNGLLSIIVKNRQVLLFSQLPSQRAKHKIFPDGCKISVDCRSFLGLPLIIEDRAMGVVLFLSEKENAFTTYDRHVLSILCNHVAISIAEAQAHAQVERLAITDGLTGVYNHRRFQERLQEEFVRNARHPEPFSILMIDIDFFKKINDTFGHPAGDAVLKVIAKLLAKMVRKLDVVARYGGEEFVVLLLKTDSMQAWQMAERIRKTIESAPIDWQGQKIEITVSIGVASQPADAAQREELIACADKALYSSKRAGRNRSTLFKDLTQDMYEVG; encoded by the coding sequence TTGAGGATCGTCTCGCTTTTCATCCTCTTTCTTCTCTCCGCCGGAAATGCCAGGCCGAGCGATCTTTTTTTCTCCCCGGGGCGGATCGTCTGGCTGACCCTCTTCGTTTATCTCGCCGCCTCTCTCGCTTACCGGTGGACCCGGGCGCCGGCTCGGACCGCCGCCATGAAATGGGAGGGGGCGGCCCTCTCCCTGTTGTCGGTCAACGCCGTCGTTCAGCAAACCGGCGGCGTCCATTCCTACTTCCTCTACCTTTATCCCGTCGTCCTCCTGATCGCCTCTTTCCAATTCAGCTTTTTCAGAAGCATGATCCTGGTCTCCGGCATCTTTTTCCTGGAGGGGGTGAGTTTATCCGCCGCCCCCCCGGCCGATCCCCTTTCCCAATGGATGGTCTTCTTCCCGCTCGCTTTGATCGTCATCCCGCTCACCGTGAAGTGGGGGCTCCGCGCGTTCTACCGGGAGCGGGAGATGTTGATGAAGAAGCTGAAGAATAAAAAGATGGAGGCGGCCGTGCCTCTCCCCGATATGAAGCAGCGGCCGGAGCTGGCGCGTCTTTCGAAAGAAGAAGAGAAGGATGAGGCGCAGATGCTGGCGAAGCGGATGGAGGCGCATCTGGAGCATCTCCTCGGCCTGATTCTGGCGAGCCGGATGCAGGCGCATCGCGCCGTTTTCCTGTCATACGACCGGGAGGGAGAGCTCCTCTGGGTCCGGGCGGCGAGGGGACGACAATCGCCGCTCGGCATCGATCTCCAAAGGACGATCCCCCTCGGCGAGGGGATTCTCGGCTGGATCGCGAAGGAGAGGAGAGCCGTTGCGGTCGCCGATCTGCCGGATCAGAAGGAGCCGCTCGATTACGACGACGGATCGGTCGTTCCGCATTCTCTTTTAGCCGTTCCGGTGCTCGATCAAGATCTCTTTGAAGGGCTTCTCTGCGTCGATAGCCTTGCCGACCATGCCTTCTCGATCCAGGACGAGGAGGTGCTTCAAGGGGTGGCCCGGGAGATCGTGACGGTGCTGACCTATTACCGGGAGCAGCAGCGGATGAGCCAGCGGACGCGGGTCTACTCGGCCCTTCTGGAGATCAGCAAAAGTCTCGGCTCCCGGCTCGATCTCGATCATCGTCTGGAGATCACGGCCGATTCGGCGAAAGAGATCATCGATTACGACCGTTGCTTTATCTTCCTGGTCGAGCCGGGAGAGCGGCGGCTGACGGTGAAGGCGGTGAAGGGGTATGATCCGGCCGTCGTCGATTATAACTTCGCCCTCACGAACGGATTGCTCAGCATCATCGTGAAGAACCGGCAGGTGCTCCTCTTCTCTCAGCTCCCTTCGCAGCGGGCCAAACACAAGATTTTTCCCGACGGGTGTAAAATCAGCGTCGATTGCCGATCGTTCCTCGGGCTCCCGTTGATCATCGAGGACCGGGCGATGGGGGTGGTCCTCTTTCTCTCCGAAAAGGAAAACGCCTTCACCACCTATGATCGGCACGTCCTCTCGATTCTCTGCAATCATGTCGCGATCTCCATCGCCGAGGCGCAGGCCCACGCGCAGGTGGAGCGGTTGGCGATCACCGACGGCTTGACCGGCGTCTACAATCACCGCCGTTTTCAAGAGCGGCTCCAGGAGGAATTCGTCCGCAATGCGCGCCACCCCGAGCCCTTCTCGATTCTGATGATCGACATCGACTTTTTCAAAAAGATCAACGACACCTTCGGGCATCCGGCGGGGGACGCCGTCCTGAAGGTCATCGCCAAGCTCCTGGCCAAAATGGTCCGGAAGCTCGACGTGGTCGCCCGCTACGGCGGAGAGGAGTTTGTGGTCCTGTTGCTGAAGACCGATTCGATGCAGGCGTGGCAGATGGCCGAGCGGATCCGCAAGACGATCGAGTCGGCCCCGATCGATTGGCAGGGGCAGAAGATCGAGATCACCGTCAGCATCGGTGTTGCCTCTCAGCCGGCCGATGCGGCCCAGCGCGAAGAGCTCATCGCCTGCGCCGACAAGGCGCTCTATTCCTCAAAACGGGCGGGTCGAAACCGCTCGACCCTCTTCAAAGACCTGACCCAGGATATGTACGAGGTCGGGTAA
- the dxs gene encoding 1-deoxy-D-xylulose-5-phosphate synthase, whose amino-acid sequence MGLLDQINSPKDLKAVPREALTQLAQEVREKILAVIADKGGHLGASLGAVELAIALHAVFDPPQDRLVWDTGHQAYPHKLLTGRRDLFHTLRQYQGISGFLSRAESPYDTFGAGHAGTAISAALGMVEARDHQEGKYHVVAIIGDGAMTAGMAYEALNHAGALRRNMIVVLNDNEMSISKNVGAISAYLARIITGPLYTKVRNETAELLKNIPKIGRPMLKAARRAEESVKGLITPGLLFEEMGFRYIGPIDGHRLDHLLTTFENVKQLEGPLLVHLITKKGKGYAPAEGDPAGFHGTAAFDLSTGVAKKKSSAPSYTGIFAKQLIALAKEDRRIVAITAAMPEGTGLSKFAKEFPDRFYDVGIAEQHAVTLAAGMAADGLRPVVAIYSTFLQRAFDQIVHDVALQNLPVVFCLDRAGLVGEDGPTHNGVFDIAYLKGIPNMVLMAPKDENELQQMLATAVKHPGPSAIRYPRGEAVGVPLEEPAMPLQIGKGELLRGDLTTDGLENEAAAREIDVALVALGNMVYPSLAAAALLEREGVSVAVVNARFIKPIDRDLLVSIAHRCRRIVTVEEHVLAGGFGESVLALLEEEKGTGRIPAVDVRRIGLPDQFVEHGAQRILREKLGLDAERIAASVLDFVKLGIVASPQNEDRAIRLGK is encoded by the coding sequence ATGGGGCTTTTGGATCAGATCAACAGTCCGAAGGATTTGAAGGCGGTTCCGCGGGAGGCGCTCACGCAGCTTGCGCAGGAGGTTCGGGAAAAGATCCTGGCGGTGATCGCCGACAAGGGGGGCCATCTCGGGGCGAGCCTCGGCGCGGTCGAGTTGGCCATTGCCCTTCATGCGGTCTTCGATCCGCCGCAGGACCGGCTCGTTTGGGACACCGGTCATCAAGCTTATCCCCACAAGCTTCTCACCGGGAGGCGCGATCTCTTTCACACCCTCCGTCAATACCAGGGGATCAGCGGGTTTCTCTCACGGGCAGAGAGCCCCTATGATACTTTCGGCGCCGGCCATGCCGGCACGGCGATCTCCGCCGCCCTCGGCATGGTGGAAGCGCGGGATCATCAAGAGGGAAAATATCATGTCGTCGCGATCATCGGCGACGGCGCCATGACCGCCGGAATGGCCTATGAGGCGCTCAACCACGCGGGGGCGCTCCGGCGCAACATGATCGTCGTCCTCAACGACAACGAAATGTCGATCTCGAAAAATGTCGGCGCGATCTCGGCCTATCTGGCGCGGATCATCACCGGTCCGCTTTATACCAAAGTCCGGAACGAGACGGCGGAGCTCTTGAAGAACATCCCGAAGATCGGCCGGCCGATGCTCAAGGCGGCCCGCCGGGCCGAGGAATCGGTGAAGGGATTGATCACCCCCGGGCTTCTCTTCGAGGAGATGGGCTTTCGATACATCGGCCCGATCGACGGGCACCGGCTCGATCACCTGTTGACCACCTTTGAGAACGTCAAGCAGCTGGAAGGGCCGCTGCTGGTCCATCTGATCACCAAGAAGGGGAAGGGGTACGCCCCGGCCGAAGGGGATCCGGCCGGCTTTCACGGCACCGCCGCCTTCGATCTTTCGACCGGCGTGGCCAAGAAGAAGTCTTCGGCCCCGAGCTACACCGGGATCTTTGCAAAACAGCTGATCGCGCTGGCGAAGGAAGACCGCCGGATCGTCGCGATCACCGCGGCGATGCCGGAAGGGACCGGCCTCAGCAAGTTCGCGAAGGAATTCCCCGATCGCTTTTACGACGTCGGCATCGCGGAGCAGCATGCGGTTACCCTGGCGGCCGGAATGGCGGCGGACGGTCTTCGTCCGGTGGTGGCGATCTACTCGACCTTCTTGCAGCGCGCCTTCGATCAAATCGTCCACGATGTCGCCCTCCAGAATCTGCCGGTTGTTTTTTGTCTCGATCGGGCCGGACTGGTCGGCGAGGACGGCCCGACCCACAACGGCGTCTTCGACATCGCCTACCTCAAAGGGATCCCGAACATGGTCCTGATGGCCCCGAAAGATGAAAATGAGCTTCAGCAGATGCTCGCCACGGCGGTCAAACATCCCGGGCCGTCGGCGATCCGTTATCCGCGGGGGGAGGCGGTCGGAGTTCCGCTGGAAGAGCCGGCGATGCCGCTTCAAATCGGAAAAGGGGAACTTCTCCGGGGCGATTTAACGACGGATGGCCTGGAAAATGAAGCGGCCGCCCGAGAGATCGACGTCGCCTTGGTGGCGCTCGGCAATATGGTCTATCCTTCGCTTGCGGCCGCCGCCCTTTTGGAGCGGGAGGGGGTCTCCGTCGCGGTCGTCAATGCCCGCTTCATTAAACCGATCGATCGGGATCTTCTCGTTTCGATTGCCCATCGCTGCCGCCGGATCGTCACGGTGGAAGAGCATGTCCTGGCGGGCGGGTTCGGAGAGTCGGTTCTCGCCCTTCTCGAGGAGGAGAAGGGGACCGGACGGATTCCCGCGGTCGATGTTCGGCGGATCGGACTTCCCGATCAGTTCGTCGAACATGGGGCGCAGCGGATCCTTCGCGAGAAACTCGGACTCGACGCAGAGCGCATCGCCGCCTCCGTCCTCGACTTCGTTAAGCTCGGGATCGTCGCCTCTCCTCAAAATGAAGATCGGGCGATTCGATTAGGGAAATGA
- a CDS encoding DUF4177 domain-containing protein has product MPKWEYKAERLAGVQIDNQLNFLGAQGWELVQIIHQPEETYPFLCILKKRLEGYGAEGYD; this is encoded by the coding sequence GTGCCGAAATGGGAATATAAGGCGGAACGACTCGCCGGGGTGCAGATCGACAACCAGCTCAACTTTCTTGGGGCGCAGGGATGGGAGCTGGTTCAGATCATCCACCAGCCTGAAGAAACCTATCCCTTCCTCTGCATCCTCAAAAAACGCCTGGAGGGATACGGCGCGGAGGGATACGATTGA
- a CDS encoding SDR family oxidoreductase: MKVLVTGGAGFIGSHLVDRLIQEGHEVVVVDNLSTGKKKNIHKEAKFYKLDILSNRLERIFQKEKPEVVSHHAAQMDVRRSVADPAFDAQSNIIGLLNLLECAVRNGARRIVFASSGGAIYGDQQVFPAPEEHPTHPLSPYGVSKLSSEHYLYYYQKVCGLDYSALRYANVYGPRQDPFGEAGVVAIFTQKMLRGEQPIINGNGMQTRDYVFVEDVIEANMAVIHGQINDTFNVGTGKETSVNQLFRHLLDITGTEAKEIHGPEKKGEQVRSCLDCQKIHKVLDWEPRVPLQEGLMKTVDYFKSA; this comes from the coding sequence ATGAAAGTGTTGGTGACGGGAGGGGCCGGGTTTATCGGTTCTCATCTGGTCGATCGGCTGATCCAAGAGGGACATGAGGTGGTGGTGGTCGATAATCTCTCGACCGGAAAGAAAAAGAACATCCACAAAGAAGCGAAGTTCTACAAGCTCGATATCCTGAGCAATCGCCTGGAGCGGATTTTCCAGAAGGAAAAGCCCGAGGTGGTCAGCCATCATGCGGCGCAGATGGACGTCCGCCGGTCGGTGGCCGATCCGGCCTTTGACGCCCAGTCGAATATCATCGGCCTCTTGAATCTGCTGGAGTGCGCCGTTCGAAACGGCGCCCGGCGGATCGTCTTCGCTTCTTCCGGCGGGGCCATCTACGGCGATCAACAGGTTTTTCCGGCGCCGGAGGAGCATCCGACCCATCCGCTTTCGCCCTACGGCGTCAGCAAGCTGTCGAGCGAGCATTACCTCTATTATTATCAGAAGGTCTGCGGCCTCGATTATTCCGCGCTGAGATACGCCAACGTCTATGGCCCGAGGCAGGACCCGTTCGGGGAAGCGGGGGTGGTCGCGATCTTCACCCAAAAGATGCTTCGGGGGGAGCAGCCGATCATCAACGGAAACGGAATGCAGACCCGGGATTATGTCTTTGTGGAAGATGTCATCGAGGCGAACATGGCGGTGATCCACGGTCAGATCAACGACACCTTCAATGTCGGAACCGGCAAGGAGACGTCGGTCAACCAGCTCTTCCGCCACCTCCTCGACATCACCGGGACGGAGGCGAAAGAGATCCACGGTCCGGAGAAGAAGGGAGAGCAGGTCCGGAGCTGCCTCGATTGCCAGAAAATTCATAAAGTGCTCGATTGGGAGCCGCGCGTTCCGCTCCAAGAGGGTCTGATGAAGACCGTCGATTATTTTAAGAGTGCCTAG
- a CDS encoding tetratricopeptide repeat protein, which produces MQENRGRVRVSITIGAALFFFLLSGCFTSKQVRLGDEFANEKRWEEAYHVYSDALKKDPFNQKLKQKMDEAKMKAAAVHADRAKVLLSQKNLPVALEEIKRAMLLDPSRAEYQDLFAQTFRKKEAEDHFSLGQKLLKAERFGEAIEFLERALERDPTLPQGAEILAQARKGQRAVGDEVDELSLKSTQPITLKFQNARLKEVFELLAKSAGINILFDKDVRDETISIFVKDASFKEALNLILSTNNLFMKRISEETILVIPKTKQKVDQYQDLIIRTFYLSNVRAKEMVNLLRTMLETRRVFVNDELNTIVIRDTPEKVKLAEKIIEANDRKVAEVMFEVEILEMNRTKGSRIGWNFSDGRISGFISDDETPGAFSLQELRDLNDSAIFLILPSILVDFFKQESEAQTLANPRIRVMDNKSAKINIGDRVPILLSTTTSNPTTSTVIGGATTTTSIEFKDVGIKLTIEPNIHLTNDVTMKLNLEVTSLGDLVNLGNGQQQFRFGNRNTETVLNVRDGETVVISGLVRDDERTTTNKIPGLGDIPLIGRLFSNVEKNKAKTDIVMTITPRIIRTFETPEKPLQSFWSGTEETYSTRPLFSEFPTVGEVRGEPEGAPVPSIPSAPLPPSGQSRTAPIQPQAENRLVPILSVLPRESTTTVNGPVNIEVRVDNAKDLSSATLSIAFDPTVLTLKEVVEGDFMKKDGKNVSLVSSTPPNGGAVDVQINRVTDEKGISGSGTLFTLVFEGQRAGASSRVDFRNVRLLNPSRGPINADIFPGLINVR; this is translated from the coding sequence GTGCAAGAAAACCGGGGTCGTGTTCGCGTATCAATCACCATTGGGGCGGCCCTTTTCTTTTTTCTTCTCTCCGGTTGTTTTACCTCCAAGCAGGTCCGTCTCGGCGATGAGTTTGCGAACGAGAAGCGCTGGGAAGAGGCGTATCACGTCTACTCGGACGCCCTCAAGAAAGATCCCTTCAATCAAAAGCTCAAGCAGAAGATGGACGAGGCCAAGATGAAAGCGGCCGCCGTCCATGCCGACCGGGCCAAGGTATTGTTAAGCCAAAAAAATCTCCCCGTCGCCCTGGAAGAAATCAAGCGGGCGATGCTCCTCGATCCGAGCCGGGCGGAGTACCAGGATCTTTTCGCCCAGACCTTCCGGAAAAAAGAGGCGGAAGATCATTTCTCGCTCGGACAAAAACTGCTGAAGGCCGAGCGATTCGGCGAGGCGATCGAATTTCTCGAGCGGGCGCTGGAGCGCGACCCGACCCTCCCGCAAGGCGCGGAAATTTTGGCGCAGGCCAGAAAAGGACAGCGGGCCGTGGGGGATGAAGTCGATGAGCTTTCTCTTAAATCGACCCAGCCGATCACGCTCAAGTTCCAGAATGCGCGGCTGAAGGAGGTTTTCGAGCTCTTGGCGAAATCGGCGGGGATCAACATTCTTTTCGACAAAGACGTCCGGGATGAAACGATCAGCATTTTCGTCAAAGATGCCAGCTTCAAAGAGGCGCTGAATCTGATTTTGTCGACCAACAATCTCTTCATGAAGCGGATCAGCGAGGAGACGATCCTGGTCATTCCCAAGACCAAACAAAAGGTCGATCAATACCAGGACCTGATCATCCGGACCTTTTATCTCTCGAACGTCCGGGCGAAGGAGATGGTCAACCTGCTCCGGACGATGCTGGAGACCCGGCGCGTTTTCGTCAACGACGAATTGAACACCATCGTCATTCGGGATACCCCCGAAAAGGTCAAGCTGGCGGAGAAGATCATCGAGGCGAACGATCGGAAGGTGGCTGAGGTGATGTTCGAGGTCGAAATCCTGGAGATGAACCGGACGAAGGGTTCGAGAATCGGCTGGAACTTCAGCGACGGCCGGATTTCCGGTTTTATCAGCGACGACGAGACGCCCGGGGCGTTCAGCCTTCAAGAATTGCGGGACCTCAACGATTCCGCCATCTTCCTGATTCTTCCCTCGATCTTGGTCGATTTCTTCAAGCAGGAGTCGGAGGCGCAGACCCTGGCGAATCCGCGCATCCGGGTCATGGACAACAAAAGCGCGAAGATCAACATCGGCGATCGGGTTCCGATTCTCCTCTCGACGACCACTTCGAACCCGACGACCTCCACGGTGATCGGGGGAGCGACCACGACCACCTCGATTGAATTCAAGGACGTCGGCATCAAGCTGACGATCGAGCCGAACATCCATCTGACCAATGATGTCACGATGAAGCTCAATCTGGAGGTCACCTCCCTCGGCGATCTGGTCAACTTGGGAAACGGCCAGCAGCAGTTCCGTTTCGGCAACCGGAATACCGAGACCGTTTTGAATGTCCGCGACGGGGAGACGGTCGTGATCAGCGGCTTGGTCCGGGACGACGAGCGGACGACGACGAACAAGATTCCCGGACTGGGGGACATCCCGCTGATCGGCCGGCTCTTCTCCAACGTCGAAAAAAACAAGGCGAAGACCGATATCGTCATGACGATCACCCCCCGGATCATTCGGACCTTCGAGACCCCGGAGAAGCCGCTGCAGTCGTTCTGGTCGGGAACCGAAGAGACCTACTCGACGCGGCCGCTCTTCTCCGAGTTTCCGACCGTCGGCGAGGTCAGGGGCGAACCGGAAGGGGCTCCGGTACCTTCTATTCCCTCGGCCCCGCTCCCTCCCTCGGGCCAGTCGCGGACGGCGCCGATCCAACCGCAGGCGGAGAACCGATTGGTTCCGATCCTCTCCGTCCTTCCGAGGGAATCGACGACGACCGTCAACGGGCCGGTGAATATCGAAGTCCGTGTCGATAACGCCAAAGACCTCTCCTCGGCGACCCTGTCGATCGCGTTCGATCCGACCGTCCTCACCCTCAAGGAAGTGGTCGAGGGAGACTTTATGAAAAAAGACGGGAAGAATGTATCGTTGGTCTCATCGACGCCGCCGAACGGAGGCGCCGTCGATGTCCAGATCAACCGGGTCACCGATGAAAAGGGGATCAGCGGCTCGGGGACCCTCTTCACCCTCGTTTTTGAGGGGCAGCGGGCCGGCGCTTCGAGCCGGGTCGATTTCCGCAATGTGCGCCTGCTGAATCCCTCGCGCGGCCCGATCAATGCCGATATTTTCCCCGGACTCATTAATGTTCGATGA
- a CDS encoding TlyA family RNA methyltransferase, producing MSARSAKPKERLDLLLQSRGLAESRERARSLILSGSVLVDGKKIEKAGAQVKEDAEIVLLGPVSPYVSRGGIKLEGALNAFHLDPSGKVVIDVGASTGGFTDCLLQRGAARVYAVDVGYGQLAWRLRQDPRVIVLERRNIRTLPPESVPEPVDLATIDVSFISLEKVIPAVIPFLKTRGEIVALVKPQFEVGKGEVGRGGIVRSSEKHRSVLDRIYSQAAGWGLQVGGSIPSPILGQKGNAEFLVYFRRTEAGEQTREEFGARNGE from the coding sequence ATGTCGGCTCGGTCGGCCAAACCGAAAGAACGTCTCGATCTCCTATTGCAATCGCGTGGACTGGCCGAGAGCCGGGAACGGGCGCGAAGCCTGATCCTGAGCGGATCGGTTTTGGTCGACGGGAAAAAAATCGAAAAGGCGGGGGCCCAGGTAAAGGAAGACGCGGAGATCGTTCTCCTCGGTCCGGTCTCTCCTTACGTCAGCCGGGGTGGAATCAAGCTCGAGGGGGCCCTGAACGCGTTCCATCTGGATCCTTCCGGGAAGGTGGTGATCGACGTCGGCGCGTCGACCGGCGGTTTTACCGACTGTCTTTTACAGCGGGGGGCGGCTCGCGTCTACGCGGTCGATGTCGGCTACGGCCAGCTCGCCTGGCGGCTTCGGCAAGATCCCCGCGTGATCGTTTTGGAGCGCCGCAACATCCGCACCCTTCCTCCGGAGTCGGTTCCGGAGCCGGTCGATCTGGCGACCATCGACGTTTCGTTCATCTCATTGGAGAAGGTGATTCCCGCGGTGATTCCTTTTCTGAAGACGCGGGGCGAAATTGTCGCATTGGTCAAGCCGCAGTTTGAGGTCGGGAAGGGGGAGGTCGGCCGGGGAGGAATTGTTCGGAGCTCCGAAAAGCACCGGAGCGTGTTGGATCGAATATACAGTCAGGCCGCGGGGTGGGGACTTCAGGTCGGCGGGTCGATTCCCTCGCCGATTCTTGGGCAAAAAGGAAACGCCGAATTTCTGGTATATTTTAGAAGGACCGAGGCAGGAGAGCAGACGCGTGAGGAATTCGGAGCGCGGAATGGGGAATGA
- a CDS encoding polyprenyl synthetase family protein, with protein sequence MDKDPLKKYLRDRQAEVDQLLHSYLPGPKCPPPLIHEAIRYSLFAGGKRLRPILCLAAAESVGGRREVVLPFAAAIELVHTYSLVHDDLPAMDNDTYRRGKLTNHKMFGESTAILAGDALLTAAFALMAEKGLAGTISHKKILSVILELGSAAGSTGMVGGQLVDIQSEGKKSIDQDELHYIHTHKTGALIRASVRIGGVLGGASSKKLTALTRYGEKIGLAFQIADDILDVEGEEKEMGKSVGQDQAKEKWTYPRLIGLERAKKEAHVLVEEALGELNGFGPEADPLRGLALYMVERKK encoded by the coding sequence ATGGATAAAGATCCGCTGAAGAAGTATCTCCGCGATCGACAGGCGGAGGTCGATCAGCTTCTTCATTCGTACCTCCCCGGGCCGAAGTGCCCCCCTCCCTTGATCCATGAGGCGATCCGCTATTCCCTTTTCGCAGGGGGAAAACGGCTTCGGCCGATTCTTTGTCTTGCGGCGGCGGAGTCGGTTGGCGGGAGAAGGGAGGTCGTCCTTCCCTTTGCGGCGGCGATCGAACTGGTCCATACCTACTCGCTCGTCCACGACGATCTCCCGGCGATGGATAACGATACCTACCGCCGCGGCAAATTGACGAATCATAAGATGTTCGGGGAGAGCACGGCGATTCTGGCGGGAGACGCCCTTCTGACCGCCGCCTTCGCCCTGATGGCCGAGAAGGGGCTGGCCGGCACGATCTCCCATAAGAAGATCCTCTCGGTGATTCTCGAGTTGGGATCGGCGGCCGGGAGCACCGGGATGGTCGGCGGGCAGCTGGTCGATATCCAATCGGAGGGAAAAAAATCGATTGACCAGGATGAACTCCACTATATCCACACCCACAAGACCGGGGCGTTGATCCGGGCCTCGGTTCGAATCGGCGGGGTTCTCGGCGGCGCCTCGTCCAAAAAGCTGACCGCGCTGACCCGATATGGGGAGAAGATCGGTCTTGCCTTCCAGATCGCCGATGACATCCTCGATGTCGAAGGGGAAGAGAAGGAGATGGGGAAATCGGTCGGCCAGGATCAGGCGAAGGAGAAGTGGACCTATCCTCGGCTCATCGGATTGGAGCGGGCGAAGAAAGAGGCTCATGTTTTGGTCGAAGAGGCGTTGGGAGAGTTAAACGGATTCGGGCCGGAAGCCGATCCGCTTCGGGGCTTGGCGCTCTACATGGTCGAGCGGAAGAAGTAA
- a CDS encoding type II secretion system protein yields the protein MTFFCGKLKDQSGLTLLELIVTAVVILILASAAMPLSKMGERRAKEMELRQALRDLRSAIDRFKDDWDSKRISHSESDIANEETGYPRSLEVLVEGVPVPDPNDKKIRKYLRRIPIDPFTRSTEWGTRCYEDEPDSTISCDRDVYDVYSRGDQVGLDGTKVQTW from the coding sequence ATGACGTTTTTTTGCGGAAAACTAAAAGATCAGTCGGGACTGACCCTCCTTGAGTTAATCGTGACGGCGGTCGTTATTCTGATCCTCGCCTCGGCGGCGATGCCGCTTTCCAAGATGGGAGAGCGGCGGGCGAAAGAGATGGAATTGCGTCAGGCGTTGCGGGATCTCCGATCGGCGATCGATCGGTTTAAGGACGACTGGGATTCGAAGCGGATTTCCCACTCCGAATCGGATATCGCAAACGAAGAGACAGGTTATCCGAGAAGCCTGGAGGTTTTGGTGGAGGGGGTTCCGGTGCCCGATCCGAACGATAAAAAGATCCGGAAATATCTTCGGCGGATCCCCATCGATCCCTTCACCCGTTCGACCGAATGGGGAACCCGCTGTTATGAAGACGAGCCCGATTCAACGATCTCATGCGACAGAGACGTCTATGATGTCTACAGCCGCGGCGACCAGGTCGGGCTCGATGGAACCAAAGTGCAAACGTGGTAG
- a CDS encoding patatin-like phospholipase family protein: MQKYFKVGLALGGGGARGLAHLGVLKVLESEGIELHLIAGTSFGAIAGAMYAQHPNADQVRQRACDYLSSESFRRTKLFFIKRHYEEEKRATFITNLKSYLQKGIFWGISLRRSSFISEQDYVAHISRLFDDKGIEETVIPFLAVAADLAHGREVVLSEGPIRRAIAASCAIPGVFPPITIGDAKLIDGGWVNQVPVDPLIQRGADFVIAIDASESTGTVRAFTSGLDIVLRASEITRRALSSSQLAKADVVIRPDVGQLHWSDFWRSDEAIRKGEEAAREKIEELKRLLWKKKMKKLLMIKV, encoded by the coding sequence ATGCAGAAGTATTTTAAAGTTGGCCTGGCGCTCGGCGGGGGAGGGGCGCGCGGGCTGGCTCATTTGGGTGTGTTGAAAGTCCTGGAGTCGGAGGGGATCGAACTCCATCTGATTGCCGGGACCAGCTTCGGCGCCATCGCCGGCGCCATGTACGCGCAGCACCCGAACGCCGATCAGGTCCGCCAGCGGGCCTGCGACTACTTAAGCAGCGAATCGTTCCGCCGGACCAAGCTCTTCTTCATCAAAAGACATTACGAAGAGGAAAAGCGCGCGACCTTCATCACAAACCTCAAATCGTATCTCCAGAAGGGAATCTTCTGGGGAATCTCCCTCCGGCGCTCCTCGTTCATTTCCGAGCAAGATTATGTCGCGCACATCAGCCGGCTTTTTGACGACAAAGGGATTGAAGAGACGGTAATTCCCTTTCTGGCCGTTGCGGCCGATCTGGCCCACGGCAGAGAGGTGGTCCTCTCGGAGGGTCCGATCCGAAGGGCGATCGCGGCCAGCTGCGCTATTCCGGGCGTTTTCCCGCCGATCACGATCGGGGATGCGAAGCTGATCGACGGCGGATGGGTAAACCAGGTGCCGGTCGACCCGCTCATCCAACGGGGGGCCGACTTCGTCATCGCCATCGATGCTTCGGAGAGCACCGGGACGGTCCGGGCGTTTACCAGCGGGCTCGACATCGTGTTGCGCGCCAGCGAGATCACCCGCCGGGCCTTATCCAGCTCCCAATTGGCGAAAGCCGATGTGGTCATTCGCCCGGATGTCGGCCAGCTTCACTGGTCCGACTTCTGGCGTTCCGACGAGGCGATCCGGAAAGGGGAGGAGGCCGCGCGGGAAAAGATCGAAGAGCTCAAGCGGCTTCTCTGGAAAAAGAAGATGAAGAAATTGTTGATGATCAAAGTCTGA